In a genomic window of Streptomyces koelreuteriae:
- a CDS encoding ABC transporter permease has product MRAPRRLLLGLAVVAVPLFLALLGPLFAGEPGPRAVSFTLGDGHWLGTDFVGRDVWQQVLHGGRTVVLTALAATALAYAVALPVGLAAAVTRARWLEELLMRPLDVLLAVPSLLLILLVASVFSPGAAGLALLVALVNVPDAARIVRAAAAEAAARPAVEALRMQGESWWRVAVGYVGRSALRTLAADAGVRLTGVLYLVSTAAFLGVGVAPDAADWAVMVDRNRTGLFLQPWAVVVPALLIVALTTGTNLLFDAALDKKGRRP; this is encoded by the coding sequence GTGAGGGCCCCGCGCCGACTGCTGCTCGGCCTCGCCGTCGTCGCGGTCCCGCTGTTTCTCGCCCTCCTTGGGCCCCTGTTCGCCGGCGAGCCCGGCCCCCGCGCCGTCTCCTTCACCCTCGGCGACGGGCACTGGCTCGGCACCGACTTCGTCGGCCGGGACGTCTGGCAGCAGGTGCTGCACGGCGGCCGTACGGTCGTGCTGACCGCGCTCGCCGCGACGGCCCTCGCCTACGCCGTCGCCCTGCCGGTCGGACTCGCCGCCGCGGTCACCCGCGCACGGTGGCTGGAGGAGCTGCTGATGCGGCCGCTGGACGTGCTGCTCGCCGTACCGTCGCTGCTGCTGATCCTGCTGGTGGCGTCCGTGTTCTCGCCGGGCGCGGCCGGACTCGCGCTGCTCGTCGCGCTGGTGAACGTGCCCGACGCCGCCCGGATCGTCCGGGCCGCTGCGGCCGAGGCGGCGGCCCGGCCCGCCGTGGAGGCGCTGCGCATGCAGGGCGAGTCGTGGTGGCGCGTCGCCGTCGGCTACGTCGGCCGCTCCGCCCTGCGCACGCTGGCCGCCGACGCCGGTGTCCGGCTGACCGGCGTGCTGTACCTGGTGTCGACGGCCGCGTTCCTCGGCGTGGGCGTCGCCCCGGACGCCGCCGACTGGGCGGTCATGGTCGACCGCAACCGCACGGGCCTGTTCCTCCAGCCCTGGGCCGTGGTCGTGCCCGCCCTGCTGATCGTCGCCCTGACGACGGGCACCAACCTCCTCTTCGACGCCGCACTGGACAAGAAAGGACGCCGCCCGTGA
- a CDS encoding MFS transporter: protein MRTWHEIRRFPLAVRLLLVNQLGVNTGFYLLIPYLATHLTENLGMSAAVVGIVLGVRNLSQQGLFIIGGSASDRLGARGVIIAGCALRTLGFALFALGDGLAVLLAASVLSGLAGALFNPAVRAYLAQESGERKAEAFALFNVFATTGALIGPLLGSALLLVDFRTSALTAAGIFAVLTVAQALVLPARKVEPSGGGVLGDWREVLGNRAFVAFALAMVGMFTLENQLYLLLPDGARKATGWDGAAGIVFLVGTVANLALQLRITKRLKSSGDRARWIVVGLAVMGVAFLPPALMAGAVPVLAGALLLYLGIMIAQPFVMELIPRFGRPELTGTYFGIFYVVSGVAAALGNTAVGWAMDTGERGGQSWLPWVSCALFGLASAGAVAWLYRRGALPEPVEPVRERSTA from the coding sequence GTGCGCACGTGGCATGAGATACGCCGCTTCCCGCTCGCCGTGCGGCTCCTGCTGGTCAACCAGCTCGGCGTCAACACCGGTTTCTATCTGCTCATCCCCTACCTCGCCACCCATCTCACCGAGAACCTCGGCATGTCGGCGGCGGTCGTCGGCATCGTCCTCGGGGTCCGCAACCTCAGCCAGCAGGGCCTGTTCATCATCGGAGGCTCCGCCTCCGACCGGCTCGGCGCACGCGGCGTGATCATCGCGGGCTGTGCCCTGCGCACCCTCGGGTTCGCGCTGTTCGCGCTCGGCGACGGGCTGGCGGTGCTGCTCGCCGCGTCCGTGCTGAGCGGGCTCGCGGGGGCGCTGTTCAACCCGGCCGTGCGGGCGTATCTCGCGCAGGAGTCCGGGGAGCGCAAGGCGGAGGCGTTCGCCCTGTTCAACGTGTTCGCCACGACCGGAGCGCTCATCGGCCCGCTGCTGGGCAGCGCCCTGCTCCTCGTCGACTTCCGCACGTCCGCGCTCACCGCCGCCGGGATCTTCGCCGTCCTCACCGTGGCGCAGGCCCTCGTGCTTCCCGCGCGGAAGGTCGAGCCGAGCGGCGGCGGGGTCCTCGGGGACTGGCGCGAGGTGCTCGGCAACCGGGCCTTCGTTGCCTTCGCCCTCGCCATGGTCGGCATGTTCACCCTGGAGAACCAGCTCTATCTGCTGCTGCCCGACGGCGCCAGGAAGGCGACCGGCTGGGACGGGGCGGCGGGCATCGTCTTCCTCGTCGGCACGGTCGCCAATCTGGCCCTTCAGCTCAGGATCACCAAGCGCCTCAAGTCCTCCGGCGACAGGGCGCGTTGGATAGTCGTCGGGCTCGCGGTGATGGGCGTCGCGTTCCTGCCACCGGCCCTCATGGCAGGTGCCGTGCCCGTGCTGGCGGGCGCGCTGCTGCTCTACCTCGGCATCATGATCGCGCAGCCGTTCGTGATGGAGCTGATCCCGCGCTTCGGCCGGCCCGAGCTGACCGGCACCTACTTCGGGATCTTCTACGTCGTCTCGGGCGTCGCCGCCGCCCTCGGCAACACGGCCGTCGGCTGGGCCATGGACACGGGCGAGCGGGGCGGGCAGTCCTGGCTGCCGTGGGTCTCCTGTGCCCTGTTCGGGCTGGCCTCGGCGGGCGCGGTCGCGTGGCTGTACCGCCGCGGGGCGCTGCCGGAGCCCGTGGAACCGGTGCGTGAGCGGAGCACGGCATGA
- a CDS encoding dipeptide epimerase, with protein sequence MKSSPRTVRLELAEPLRISRSTMTARDAVWLTVEHDGLRGHGEAVTSVYYGLGTETLVRLLTAVDLSRFADPESALEALRAGELTASDTPPAVTAAVESALLDLVGKRAGVPVHRLLGTTAPPVAATARTIGITALARAAAEARRLAASGFEVIKVKAGAPDPEDDIERVRVIRDAAPRARLLLDPNGAWSVAQADALLPRFADLGVEAVEQPVPPGDPDALGALAQRAPLPVIADEDAVTLEDVRRLAGRVQGVNVKLAKCGGVHAALRIAELIEGSGTDLMLGCLTASTLGLAPAVHLADQARWADLDGHLLLAHDPWTGIGGTDGVVRASGLAGLGVEEVAARAHVA encoded by the coding sequence GTGAAGTCCAGCCCGCGCACCGTACGCCTCGAACTCGCCGAGCCGCTGCGCATCTCCCGTTCCACCATGACCGCACGCGACGCCGTATGGCTCACCGTCGAACACGACGGGCTGCGCGGCCACGGCGAGGCCGTCACCAGCGTCTACTACGGACTCGGCACCGAGACCCTCGTACGGCTCCTCACCGCCGTGGACCTGAGCCGTTTCGCCGATCCGGAGAGCGCCCTGGAGGCCCTGCGGGCGGGGGAGCTGACCGCGAGTGACACACCGCCCGCAGTCACCGCCGCCGTCGAGTCGGCGCTGCTCGACCTGGTGGGCAAGCGCGCGGGCGTCCCCGTGCACCGCCTCCTCGGGACCACCGCCCCGCCCGTCGCCGCGACCGCCCGCACCATCGGCATCACTGCACTCGCCCGTGCGGCGGCCGAGGCCCGGCGGCTCGCCGCGAGCGGCTTCGAGGTCATCAAGGTCAAGGCGGGCGCACCCGACCCCGAGGACGACATCGAGCGCGTGCGCGTGATCCGCGACGCCGCTCCCCGTGCCCGGCTGCTCCTCGACCCCAACGGCGCCTGGTCCGTGGCACAGGCGGACGCCCTGCTGCCACGCTTCGCCGACCTCGGTGTGGAGGCCGTCGAGCAGCCCGTCCCGCCCGGCGACCCGGACGCCCTGGGCGCCCTCGCGCAGCGCGCGCCGCTGCCCGTCATCGCCGACGAGGATGCCGTGACCCTGGAGGACGTCCGCCGTCTCGCCGGACGCGTCCAGGGCGTCAACGTCAAGCTCGCCAAGTGCGGCGGCGTCCACGCGGCCCTGCGCATCGCCGAGTTGATCGAGGGCAGCGGCACCGACCTGATGCTCGGCTGCCTGACCGCGAGCACCCTCGGACTCGCCCCCGCCGTCCACCTCGCCGACCAGGCCCGCTGGGCCGACCTCGACGGGCATCTGCTGCTCGCCCACGACCCGTGGACCGGCATCGGCGGCACCGACGGCGTCGTCCGCGCCAGCGGCCTCGCCGGCCTGGGCGTCGAGGAGGTGGCGGCCCGTGCGCACGTGGCATGA
- a CDS encoding ABC transporter substrate-binding protein: MHDEHFPGLRRRGFLAATTGAAALALTGCGGGTDDKKGSGTGGTPKRGGRLRAAFAGGGASETLDPHLASLFADVARAKALYDKLADYDADLSASPRLAAKWEPNKTLDRWQITLREATFHDGRPVTAQDVLHSYRRIADPKQAFRAKASLEPIDLDASRATGERSVEFVLKRPTAEFPNVLAAFGAYIVPEHVSDFDKKPIGSGPFRFVSFAPGRSAVFRRYEDHWDGAPYLDELEFVVANEESARVNALLAGQVEYAHELNPTTARAHEGRGQIEIVRLRNSAMQAFCMKTDRPPFDDRRVREAFFLIADRKELVDGALSGAGETGNDLFGKGYEYYADGLPQREQDLDRARALLKKAGAEKLKVTLDTSAVAAGFTEAAGIFRDQAAKAGVTIDVRMGSKDSYWSDILDGGTLCCYRSGAMPIEAHISQRLLTDSTTNATHWRHKDFDALYQQAQSTRDKTERSAVYERMQRRLYAEGGFLVWGFADWILGTARKVRGVETKAPANTLDWARFDKVWLT, translated from the coding sequence ATGCACGACGAACACTTCCCCGGCCTGCGCCGACGCGGCTTTCTCGCCGCCACCACCGGCGCCGCCGCCCTCGCCCTCACCGGCTGCGGCGGCGGCACGGACGACAAGAAGGGCAGCGGCACCGGCGGCACGCCGAAGCGCGGTGGTCGGCTGCGCGCCGCCTTCGCCGGCGGCGGCGCGAGCGAGACTCTCGATCCGCACCTGGCCAGCCTGTTCGCCGACGTCGCCCGCGCCAAGGCCCTCTACGACAAGCTCGCCGACTATGACGCCGACCTCTCCGCCAGCCCCCGCCTCGCCGCGAAGTGGGAGCCGAACAAGACCCTCGACCGCTGGCAGATCACCCTGCGCGAGGCCACCTTCCACGACGGCAGGCCGGTCACCGCCCAGGACGTCCTCCACAGCTACCGCCGGATCGCCGACCCGAAGCAGGCGTTCCGCGCCAAGGCATCCCTGGAACCCATCGACCTCGACGCCAGCCGCGCCACCGGCGAGCGGTCGGTCGAGTTCGTTCTCAAGCGCCCCACGGCCGAATTCCCCAACGTGCTGGCCGCGTTCGGCGCGTACATCGTCCCCGAGCACGTGAGCGACTTCGACAAGAAGCCGATCGGCTCCGGCCCCTTCCGCTTCGTCTCCTTCGCGCCCGGCCGCTCCGCCGTCTTCCGCCGATACGAGGACCACTGGGACGGAGCCCCGTACCTCGACGAGCTCGAATTCGTCGTCGCCAACGAGGAGTCCGCGCGCGTCAACGCCCTCCTCGCGGGCCAGGTCGAATACGCCCACGAACTCAACCCCACCACCGCACGCGCCCACGAGGGCCGGGGGCAGATCGAGATCGTCCGGCTGCGCAACAGCGCCATGCAGGCGTTCTGCATGAAGACCGACCGGCCGCCCTTCGACGACCGTCGGGTGCGTGAGGCGTTCTTCCTCATCGCCGACCGGAAGGAACTCGTCGACGGCGCCCTGTCCGGCGCGGGCGAGACCGGCAACGACCTGTTCGGCAAGGGCTACGAGTACTACGCCGACGGTCTGCCCCAGCGCGAACAGGACCTCGACCGCGCCCGCGCCCTGCTGAAGAAGGCCGGCGCCGAGAAGCTGAAGGTCACCCTGGACACCTCGGCCGTCGCCGCCGGTTTCACCGAGGCCGCCGGCATCTTCCGCGACCAGGCCGCCAAGGCGGGCGTCACGATCGACGTGCGGATGGGCAGCAAGGACTCCTACTGGAGCGATATCCTCGACGGCGGCACCCTGTGCTGCTACCGCTCCGGCGCCATGCCCATCGAGGCCCACATCTCCCAGCGGCTGCTCACCGACTCCACGACCAACGCCACCCACTGGCGGCACAAGGACTTCGACGCCCTCTACCAGCAGGCGCAGTCCACCCGCGACAAGACCGAGCGGTCCGCCGTCTACGAGCGGATGCAACGCCGCCTGTACGCCGAAGGCGGCTTCCTCGTCTGGGGCTTCGCCGACTGGATCCTGGGCACGGCCCGCAAGGTCAGGGGAGTCGAGACCAAGGCCCCGGCCAACACCCTCGACTGGGCGCGCTTCGACAAGGTATGGCTGACGTGA
- a CDS encoding ABC transporter permease: protein MRSFVARRLTLGLVQTVAVVLLVFTLTEALPGDAAVALAGDQPDPARIAAIREAMDLDQPAHERLLSWAAGLSHGDFGTSLTSGRPVADYITDGFGPSLLLAALTVALLVPLGFGLGVLAAHHEGRLIDRLISSVTLAVYAVPEFALGVLLVTVVALKLAWLPPTAVGYGTDLLGHPAVLVLPVLVLLSRPVCSLSRLVRAGMVDALASPYTAHARRYGVPGARVRYAHALPNALAPAAQQLARTVDWLLCGVIVVEALFVIPGLGTVLLNAVAERDVPVVQGLAVVFGVLTVVLNLGADLVAYRLTPRAGVAA, encoded by the coding sequence ATCCGTTCCTTCGTCGCCCGGCGCCTCACCCTCGGCTTGGTACAGACCGTGGCCGTCGTCCTTCTGGTCTTCACCCTCACCGAGGCCCTCCCGGGCGACGCCGCCGTGGCCCTCGCCGGCGACCAGCCGGACCCGGCGCGCATCGCCGCGATCCGCGAGGCCATGGACCTGGACCAGCCTGCCCACGAACGGCTGCTGAGCTGGGCCGCCGGACTGTCGCACGGCGACTTCGGCACCTCCCTGACCTCCGGCCGCCCGGTCGCCGACTACATCACCGACGGCTTCGGCCCGAGCCTGCTGCTCGCCGCGCTCACCGTCGCCCTGCTCGTCCCGCTCGGCTTCGGGCTCGGCGTGCTCGCCGCGCACCACGAGGGGCGGCTGATCGACCGGCTGATCAGCTCCGTGACGCTCGCCGTCTACGCCGTGCCCGAATTCGCCCTCGGGGTGCTGCTGGTGACGGTCGTCGCACTGAAGCTGGCCTGGCTGCCGCCGACGGCCGTGGGCTACGGCACGGACCTGCTCGGCCACCCGGCCGTGCTCGTCCTGCCGGTGCTGGTCCTGCTGTCCCGCCCGGTCTGCTCCCTGTCCCGCCTGGTCCGGGCCGGCATGGTCGACGCCCTCGCCTCGCCCTACACCGCCCACGCCCGCCGCTATGGCGTCCCCGGCGCCCGCGTCCGCTACGCCCATGCCCTGCCCAACGCCCTGGCCCCGGCAGCCCAGCAACTCGCCCGCACCGTCGACTGGCTGCTGTGCGGGGTCATCGTCGTGGAGGCGCTCTTCGTGATCCCCGGCCTCGGAACCGTCCTCCTCAACGCCGTCGCCGAGCGGGACGTGCCGGTGGTGCAGGGGCTGGCGGTGGTGTTCGGCGTCCTGACCGTCGTACTGAACCTGGGCGCGGACCTGGTGGCGTACCGGCTGACGCCACGGGCGGGGGTGGCGGCGTGA
- a CDS encoding class I SAM-dependent DNA methyltransferase, which produces MSDSRSGTPGNLLTDHPELYEARFPDPERLAARWTEDTLRRHGAGPRVLDLGCGTGRDAAALHRSGRTVTGADLSEAMLAHARDHHPGPAYVRADLHGFDLGQGAFDAVVCLDSSLLYCHTNDQLDGFLASCRHALAPGGLLVAEMRNGSYFLGRTDLLDRPAVAEFAWQGTAYRSHTTLTVDRTAQLLRRTRVWTTDDGSPPAAQHSAWRLLFPQELRRFLTAHGFEVLELHDGPGPRTEPRWHHGELPGTTTDGDRLHVVARLPTP; this is translated from the coding sequence ATGAGCGACTCCCGCAGCGGCACGCCCGGCAACCTCCTCACCGACCACCCGGAGCTGTACGAGGCCCGCTTCCCCGACCCCGAGCGGCTGGCCGCCCGGTGGACGGAGGACACCCTGCGCCGCCACGGAGCCGGGCCGCGCGTCCTGGACCTGGGCTGCGGCACCGGCCGCGACGCCGCCGCCCTGCACCGCTCCGGCCGGACCGTGACCGGCGCCGACCTCTCCGAGGCGATGCTCGCCCACGCCCGCGACCACCATCCCGGCCCCGCCTACGTCCGAGCCGACCTGCACGGCTTCGACCTGGGCCAAGGCGCCTTCGACGCGGTCGTCTGCCTGGACAGCTCCCTGCTGTACTGCCACACCAACGACCAGCTCGACGGCTTCCTCGCCTCCTGCCGCCACGCTCTCGCACCGGGCGGGCTGCTGGTCGCCGAGATGCGCAACGGCTCGTACTTCCTCGGCCGCACCGACCTGCTCGACCGGCCGGCCGTCGCCGAGTTCGCCTGGCAGGGCACGGCCTACCGGTCGCACACCACGCTGACCGTCGACCGCACCGCCCAGCTCCTGCGCCGTACCCGCGTCTGGACCACGGACGACGGCTCGCCGCCCGCCGCACAGCACTCCGCCTGGCGCCTGCTGTTCCCGCAGGAGCTACGGCGCTTCCTCACCGCGCACGGCTTCGAGGTGCTCGAACTGCACGACGGCCCCGGCCCGCGCACCGAACCCCGCTGGCACCACGGCGAGTTGCCGGGCACCACCACCGACGGGGACCGGCTGCACGTCGTAGCGCGCCTCCCCACCCCCTGA